A region from the Geobacter benzoatilyticus genome encodes:
- the thiC gene encoding phosphomethylpyrimidine synthase ThiC, with the protein MATTQLEYARQGIITDKMKEAALAEGVSPEFIREGLAAGTIIICHNIKHGNGRPLAVGKGLRTKVNANIGTSADDTDISKELEKARVAVHHGADAIMDLSTGGPVDEIRRAIIAETSACIGSVPLYQAALDAVRTKKKAIVDMTVDDIFEGIIKHAEDGVDFITVHCGVTRSTVERMKNEGRLMDVVSRGGAFTVEWMAYNNCENPLFEHFDRLLEITKAYDMTLSLGDGFRPGCLADATDRAQIHELILLGELTQRAQAAGVQVMIEGPGHVPINQIEANILLQKRLCHGAPFYVLGPLVTDIAPGYDHITCAIGGAIAASAGADFLCYVTPSEHLRLPTVEDVREGVIASRIAAHAADIAKGVKGSMEKDIAMAKCRKKLDWEGQYNLSLDPEKARRFREESGVSDHGACTMCGEFCAYKVMDDAMEKQRGAGR; encoded by the coding sequence ATGGCAACGACGCAGCTTGAATACGCCCGTCAGGGGATCATCACCGACAAAATGAAGGAAGCCGCCCTGGCCGAAGGGGTATCACCCGAGTTCATCCGCGAGGGGCTCGCCGCAGGCACCATCATCATATGCCACAACATCAAGCATGGCAACGGCCGTCCCCTGGCCGTGGGGAAAGGGCTCCGCACCAAGGTGAACGCCAACATCGGCACATCCGCCGACGACACCGACATCTCCAAGGAACTGGAGAAGGCCCGGGTGGCGGTACACCACGGCGCCGACGCAATCATGGACCTATCCACCGGCGGCCCCGTGGATGAGATCCGCCGCGCCATCATCGCCGAGACCAGCGCCTGCATCGGCAGCGTTCCCCTCTACCAGGCGGCCCTGGACGCGGTGCGCACCAAGAAGAAGGCCATCGTCGACATGACCGTGGACGACATCTTCGAGGGGATTATCAAACATGCCGAGGACGGGGTCGACTTCATCACCGTCCACTGCGGCGTGACCCGTTCCACCGTTGAGCGGATGAAAAACGAAGGGCGGCTCATGGATGTCGTCTCCCGCGGCGGCGCCTTCACCGTGGAGTGGATGGCCTACAACAACTGCGAAAACCCCCTCTTCGAGCACTTTGACCGGCTCCTGGAAATCACCAAGGCCTACGACATGACCCTGTCGCTTGGAGACGGGTTCCGCCCCGGCTGCCTGGCAGACGCCACAGACCGGGCACAGATACACGAATTGATTCTCCTGGGCGAGCTTACCCAGCGGGCCCAGGCCGCCGGGGTGCAGGTAATGATCGAAGGGCCCGGCCATGTGCCCATCAACCAGATCGAGGCCAACATCCTCCTCCAGAAGCGGCTCTGCCACGGGGCGCCGTTCTACGTCCTCGGCCCCCTGGTCACCGACATCGCTCCGGGCTACGACCACATCACCTGCGCCATCGGCGGAGCCATCGCCGCCTCGGCCGGCGCCGACTTCCTCTGCTACGTCACCCCCAGTGAGCACCTGCGCTTGCCGACCGTCGAAGACGTCCGGGAAGGGGTCATCGCCTCCCGCATCGCAGCCCACGCCGCCGACATCGCAAAAGGGGTCAAGGGGTCCATGGAGAAGGACATCGCCATGGCCAAGTGCCGCAAGAAGCTCGACTGGGAGGGGCAGTACAACCTCTCGCTAGACCCGGAGAAAGCACGCAGGTTCCGGGAGGAATCGGGTGTGTCCGACCACGGCGCCTGCACCATGTGCGGTGAGTTCTGCGCCTACAAAGTCATGGACGACGCCATGGAAAAGCAGCGGGGCGCCGGCAGATAA
- the thiD gene encoding bifunctional hydroxymethylpyrimidine kinase/phosphomethylpyrimidine kinase, whose protein sequence is MSSNGHTLRLVVNRDKQDSAIRGLYLVTDHGDRLMERVEAAIDGGARIVQYRNKGLDRSQRFAMGEELCELCRRRGVLFIVNDDVELARQLKADGVHLGQDDGDPRAVRRELGQGKLIGVSTHNLEEALAAQAAGADYIGFGAMFPTRSKDIEHLAGPEGLAAIRSRISIPIVAIGGITRDNGSRVIDAGADAMAIISAVLSHHDPAMAAAEIGLLFNRSTAYPRGSVLTVAGSDSGGGAGIQADLKTITLLGSYGSSVITALTAQNTRGVSGINGTSPFFVGDQLDAVLSDIAVDTVKTGMLFSADIIATVADKLSEYQKRIVVVDPVMIAKGGAHLIDRSAINVLKDRLIPRTYLLTPNIPEAERLTGLTIANEEGMQEAARRLYRLGARNVLVKGGHLVAGDAVDILFDGSAFHRFTAPRILSKNTHGTGCTYSSAIAAYLAQGEPLREAVGRAKEFVTAAIRLGQPLGRGHGPVNHLLAAEEVRDR, encoded by the coding sequence ATGAGCAGCAACGGTCACACGCTCCGGCTGGTAGTCAATCGCGACAAGCAGGATTCTGCCATCCGGGGGCTGTACCTTGTCACCGACCATGGCGATCGTCTCATGGAGCGGGTCGAGGCGGCCATCGACGGCGGCGCCCGCATCGTCCAGTACCGGAACAAGGGGCTGGACCGCTCGCAACGCTTCGCCATGGGAGAGGAGCTCTGCGAACTCTGCCGCAGGCGGGGAGTTCTCTTCATAGTAAACGATGACGTGGAACTGGCACGGCAGCTGAAGGCCGACGGCGTTCACCTGGGCCAGGACGACGGCGATCCCCGCGCGGTGCGCCGCGAACTCGGACAGGGGAAGCTCATCGGGGTTTCAACCCACAACCTGGAGGAAGCTCTGGCGGCCCAGGCGGCCGGCGCCGACTACATCGGCTTCGGCGCCATGTTTCCCACACGCAGCAAGGATATCGAGCATCTGGCGGGACCCGAGGGACTTGCCGCCATACGCAGCCGGATCTCAATCCCGATTGTTGCCATCGGAGGGATCACCCGCGACAACGGCAGCCGCGTAATCGACGCCGGCGCCGACGCAATGGCGATCATCTCGGCGGTCCTCTCCCACCACGACCCGGCCATGGCTGCGGCCGAAATAGGCCTTCTCTTCAACCGCAGTACGGCTTACCCACGCGGCTCGGTTCTCACCGTAGCGGGAAGCGACTCGGGGGGCGGAGCCGGCATTCAGGCCGACCTCAAGACCATCACGCTGCTGGGGAGCTACGGATCGTCGGTCATTACCGCCCTCACCGCCCAGAACACCAGGGGAGTCTCCGGCATCAACGGCACGAGCCCCTTCTTCGTGGGCGACCAACTCGACGCGGTCCTGTCCGACATTGCCGTAGACACCGTAAAGACGGGCATGCTCTTCTCGGCGGACATCATCGCAACGGTAGCCGATAAGCTGAGTGAATACCAGAAGCGGATCGTGGTCGTGGACCCTGTCATGATCGCAAAAGGGGGCGCTCACCTCATCGACCGGAGTGCCATCAACGTCCTCAAGGACCGGCTGATTCCCCGCACATACCTCCTCACCCCAAACATCCCCGAGGCTGAACGGCTCACCGGTCTCACGATCGCCAACGAAGAAGGGATGCAGGAGGCTGCCCGGCGCCTTTACCGGCTCGGTGCCCGCAACGTCCTCGTCAAGGGGGGCCATCTGGTGGCCGGAGATGCGGTGGACATCCTCTTCGACGGCTCAGCATTTCATCGTTTCACCGCTCCCCGCATCCTCAGCAAGAACACCCACGGGACCGGCTGCACCTACTCCTCGGCAATCGCCGCGTATCTGGCGCAGGGGGAACCGCTCCGGGAAGCCGTCGGCCGCGCAAAAGAGTTCGTCACCGCCGCCATTCGCCTCGGCCAGCCACTGGGCCGGGGACATGGTCCGGTGAACCACCTTCTGGCCGCGGAGGAAGTCAGGGACCGGTAA